The window CGGTGGCGGGACCGAATGCACAAGAATGAAGCCTTTCGGGCGAGGACGCATTCTTTTCCGCGTCGGAGAGGGGACTTCTTCCGGACGCAGTGCACGGTTGGGCGCTCGCGAGGCCGCCGGGCCGGCGGCGTGGCCGGCGGCAAGGGACCCGGACGTGTGTTATTCGCTTTTTTTTCTCCAGCCTGGTGATGCGCTGGTTGATCACATCAAGTTGGCCTTTCCGCCGTTGAGCGTAATGGCGCAAGGCGTCGAGCTCTTCTTCCCTCGCTGGGAGGGTGGGGGCGCAAAATGCCGGCGGCCACAGGTGGGGTAGTTCCGTCGCGCTCAGCAGGGCAGTCCCTTGGCGCAGTACCGGCGACGCCAGCTGCGTGTCCACCGTCCTGGTAACCAGACGGCGCCTGGGGCACGGGTTGGGGTGGCAGCGCATGCCCTGTCCCGGGTAGTAGCCCGGCGCGAGGCCGGCTATCGGGCTTGTACGCCTCGGTCCGCTCTCCGCCAGGCCTGGTGCCCTCGTCATTGTGACTCGGACGAATGCTGGGCCAGTAGCTGACCTTATACCTCAACGCCAAACAGCGTCCGCATCAGGACGCCAATGCCGAAGCTGATCGCTGCCACCGCAAGGCTTAGCCCGGCCATCTCCAAGAACCGCTGGCGGAGGGGCAGGTCGCGCGCCACAGAGATGTAGTAATTGAACAGGGCGATAATGAAAACAGCGATGATCAGAGCAGCGGCCAGGCACACATAGGGATTCTTCAGAAAGAGATACGGCACGATCAGGGCCAGAACCGTCAAAATGTAGGCGGCTCCGGTATAGAGGGAGGCCCGTAAGGGGTCCCGTTCGTCCTCCTCCGCTTTCGTGGAGAGATACTCCGACGCAGCCATGGAGAGGGCCGCGGCGATCCCGGTGATGGCCCCCGTCATGGCCACGAGGGAGGGGCGTTGGAGCGCAAAGGTCAGCCCTGCCAACGCGCCCGTCAGTTCCACCAGCGCATCGTTCAGTCCGAGGACAATGGATCCCGTGTAGCGGAGCCGCTCCTCATCCAGCATACTCAGAAGAGCTTGCTCGTGGGCCTTCTCTTCTCGGGCGATGGCCGCAACGCCGGGAACGCGGCCCTCCATGCGCGCATAATTGTCCTGCGCTCCCACCTCGCCGCGCTCCATCAGCTTCACGGCGAAGGTGATGCCCAGGACGCGTCCGAGCAAGGTGTAGAGCCAGATCTTGAGCCAAGCAGGCTGCACTTCCTTCCCGGCGACGCGCGCCCAGTATCGGGCGTGTTGCAGTTCCTCCGCTGCGATGCGCTCCAAGACAGCCCGATTCTCGGGAGAGGGCATGGCCCGCGCCAGCCGGAGGTAAACATGGTGCTCGGTAAGCTCCTCCCTCTGATAGGTGAGGACAAGTTGCTGTTCCTCTGGTGTCAGCGTCTGGAAAGCCATCTCGCCTCCCACCCAACGCACCCCGATGTATTGGTGAATCTGCAGCAAACCTGGCCCATCCCCCGGACGATCCTCAAACAGGCCCTCCAGTACGTCTTTGGGGCGTTGCCGAGGCGCACATGTCCGTGAGGATGGTGGCTATCCCCGCGGCAAGATACTCGTGCGCTCCGTTTCCCCCGCTCCCGGCCACGGTGACCTCCTCATCCCTGATAGCGGTGGGTATGGCCACGGGGTATCGGCGTGATCTGGGCCATGTGGGCACGAGGATGCTGAACGCGACGGTTCCCTTACGACCGGTATTTGCCCACCGCGATCCGCCTGTGGGCTGACTTCCCCCGAGCCTTACCTCCCACAACGTGACATCGCTCCACCGGTACAACCGCCCGGAGCCGTGTCCGGGCGAAACGAGCGCTGACCGTGTTTCCGTTATCCGAGGCGAACGCGATGTCCGCGAGTCTTCCTCCAGCGGACGCGCCCTGGTATGTCCGGAATGGCTTTCGTCCATGAGTCGGCATCCTTCTCCGGCTCCCCGATTCCGAAGCGCAACCTCAGGTCCACTGAGGGGGAGCCGGTGAACGGTGGCGGACCGGGAGCTTTCGGCGGGTCCCGGCTTCGAATGACCCGCCATTATTCTGCAGCCTCCCCCACCGCGCGGCAGAATTCGATCGAATCCATGAGGCCCAGAGGCTCGCAAATATTCCCGTCGCATATTGCCATGCGCCGGCTGGTGGCGGAGCAGAAGAGGCGGTACGCGCTCGAGAAGGCGCGCGGAGCTTCGCGGGCATCGCGCAGCGTGCCAATGAGATCAGCCTTGGCCGCTGTCCATTCCGCCAGCCCTGGATTCAAAAGATACACCGGCCGGGGCAAAAGGCCAAGAGACGGGTGCAGCATTTCCCATGGCCGCCTCCCGGCAAAGGGGTTGACAGGAGCCCGGCTGTTGAGTATCATCGGACGAGTTCCTCTTTGGTGGGCAGAGGCGAGAGCCGTGAGCCCCAACCGGGACCGCAGGGAAAGGTTATTGATTGCTACTCCGCCGCTTGCGCTCGCTGAGCGCGCGTGGCTGCGCCTGAGGACTGAGGAGGTTTCGTCGATGGGAAGAGGCCTAAGGTGGGTTCCTGTTGTGCTCCTGTGCCTGTTCGCGGCAGCGGGTGCCGCCGACCTGAATCTGGTGCCAAAGCCGGTCGAGGCACGGCGGCTGCCTGGCTGGTTTTCGTTCGTTCCCGGGGAGCTGGGCATTGTCCTCGGCGCCCGCGCCAGTGCGGAAGACTCCTTTGCCTGCGAGCTCCTGCGCGACGAGATCCAGAGCGATTTCGGTCAGGCAGCCCCGCTTGGGCCCAGAGCGCGCAACATCTACCTCACCCTGCCGTCACGGGATCGGGAGCTATCCGCTCTGTGCGCCGAAGCGGGATCCCTGCCAGACTCCGCACTGGGCGATCAGGGGTATGTGCTGGTCGTGCAACCGCGTCGAATTGTCGTTGCGGCCAATAGCTCCCGGGGTTTGTTCTACGGGGTGCAGACCTTGCGCCAGCTTGTTCGGGGAAATGCGGTCGGCCATCGGATCCCGTGCCTTCGTATTCGCGACTATCCCGTGTTCCGGTACCGCGGACAGCAGGATGACCTGAGCCGCGGTCCCGTGCGCACCCTGGAATACCTGAAGCAAGAGATCCGTCGGCTTGCGGAACTTAAGTTGAACCTCGCCACCTATTACACGGAGCACATTTTCCGAACCCGCTCCCATCCCGAGTTCGCCCCTCCAGGTGGCGCCTTAACCCCTGAGGAAGTGGCCGAGCTCGCTCAATACGCCCGCAAGTACCACGTCGAGCTCATCGGCAACTTTCAGGCCTTCGGTCACTTTCGAAATATTCTCAAGCACCCCAAGTTCGAGCACCTGGGCGAAAGCGACTGGGTGCTGTCGCCTGCCCTGAAGGAGTCCTACGCGCTGCTGGAGGACCTTCTCCGCGAGATTGCCCCGGCTTATCCCGGCCTGTTTTTTAACGTGAACTGTGACGAAACGTGGGGGCTCGGAACGGGGGCCTCCAAGTCGATCGTGGAGGAAAAAGGGATCGCTGCAGTCTACGCTTCGCACCTCAACTGGCTTCACGACCAGCTTACCCAGTACGGCAAACGCATGATGATGTGGGGCGACATTGCCCTGACCTATCCGGACATTCTTTCTCTCCTCCGACCAGACATCATTATGCTCTCCTGGGGCTATGACCCCCGGGCTTCGTTTGTGGAAGCCATCCGGCCTTTTCGAAAAGCGGGATTCGAGGTGTTCGTTTGTCCGGGCCTGTCGTGCTGGAACCGGCTCTTCCCTGACTTTGAAACAGCCCGGATCAATATCCACAATTACGTACGGGACGGGATTCAGGAAGGTGCGGTGGGAATGCTGAACACGGCCTGGTACGATGAGGGGGAGGGGTTCTTCTCGCTGAACTGGTATGGGGTCGCCTTTGCCGCCGAGCAGGCCTGGAACCCCCAGCCCCTCGAGGACACCACCTTTGGCCGTCGCTTTTCGGCCGCTGTCTACGGAGATCGCGAAAACCGCGTGGGGAGGGCGGTTGAATCCCTGAGTGCCCTGCACCACCGGGGCCCGCCGGAAGGGATCTGGACACGGGTGTTTTGGAAACCTCTCCTCGGGGCAAGGGGCAGTCGCCACGTGCTGGGCGTGACCGGATGGGACGGCGCAGAAAGGGTAGACGCGGTGGTAAGCCAACTTCTCGAAGGTGCACGCGCCACGCACTATGTTCGCGACCTCGCGTATCTTCGCCACGCGGCCGAGCGGATTGCCCTGATCCCGGCCCTCCGGAAGGGCGTACTCCGGGCGGCATCAGCCTACCGCCAGGCCTGCCTTTCGCCTCTCGGATCGGAGGGAGGAGCTGCGCATCTTCGAGAGGCATTGTCGGCCATCGCAGACGCGCGCCGTCGGCTGTTCAGTCTCCGTCAGCAGTACGCAATCCTCTGGCTTGGCGAGAACCGGGTCTGGTGGCTGGAAAACAATTTGGCCAAGTTCGACGAAGTCCTGGAGGATTTGCGCCAGGTTGAAGATTGGCTGACGCGGGCCACTTGGGACTGGGAGAAAGGCCAGCCGATCCCAGCGCCGCGGGACATTCGACTCGACGTGGAGGAGTTATCAGGCGACTTCTTCCGTTCCTGGCTGATCTGCGGGGCCTTCCGTAACCCGAGGGCTATCGCCTCCCAGGCGCCGGGGCAGCGCGAGAATTGCGGGGGAATGGACATCGACTATCTGGAGCCAATGGGCGGAGAGGCGCAAGTCCGGCCTCGCCCAGGTGAGACCGTCGAGCTTCCGGGTGGGGGCAAAGCCCGGTGGGAGCCGGTAGAGGCCCCCGGCTCGACCGTCGACCTCCAGGGTCGATTCGCGGAGGAAGAATACGTGAGCGCCTACGCCTACTGTGAGCTCGAGCTACGGAAACCCCTGGCCACGCGTCTCCTCGTCGGCAGCAACGATGACCTCCGCATCTATGTCAACGGCGTTCTGGTTCACGAGAATCGCCGCTCCCGAAGACTTACCGTGGACGAGGATGTGGTGTCGGTTCAGTTCTCTCCGGGCGTGAATCGCATTCTGGTCAAGATAGGCCAGTGCGGCGGGGCATGGGGATTTTCCTTCCGGATTCAGGGGCTCTCCGTGAGGAACGAGGGACATCGCTACATTGGCCTCGAGTCGAATTAGCGGTGGTTCCGAAGCAGGGGACCGTCCAGGGTGGTGGCTGGGCAGAGCCAAGAGATCGGAGGTGTGAGATGAATCGTCGGGCGTTTCTCCGGACGGCGGGGGCGACCGCGGCCGCCCTATGGGTGAACCCGCCCCGGGGCACCCCCCGAAGCGGCTCCCGGATTTCCCTCGAAGAACTCGAGGAGATCGCTCGCCGGCCTGTGCTCAAGAAGGAGTACTTTCCGGAGCCGGTGATCCTTGAGAAGGCGGAGCTGTTGACGAACGGGGGAGAATACATCGTGCGCATGCGCGCCAAGGGTGGGGCCGAAGGGTATGCCGTAAGCAACAGTGACCACATGGGCCGACTGTACCCGATTCTTCTCCACATGGTCCTGCCGTATTTCGTCGGTCGTGATGCCCGGGAACTTGACGCCATGGTCGACGGGGTCTACCAATACGACAGCTATTACAAGTACCAGGGCCTGGCCTTCTGGGTCTGTGTGGCGAGCGCCGAGTTTGCCGTCTTGGACCTGCTGGGTAGAATCGCAGGAAAGCCTGTGGGCGAGCTGGTCGGGCAGGTAGAGCGGCGCGAGATTTCGGTTTACCGGGCCAACAACGATCGGGGACGATCGGCTGAGGAAAGCGTCGAGCTGATCCGAAAAAATGTCGAGGAGACGGGGGCTAAGGCGGCCAAGTACAAGCTGGGGGGCAGAATGGGCAACCCGGAGTACCCGCCAGGTCGATCCGAAAAGCTCATCTACTTGGTGCGGAAAGTTCTCGGCGACGAGATCGTCCTCTACGCCGATGCCAATGGCTCCTACAGTGTGGCCGAGGCCATCCGCATCGGTCGCATGTTGGAGGAGACCCGGCACAGCTTTTTTGAAGAGCCCTGTCCCTTTGACCACTATGGCTGGACCAAGAAAGTAGCCGACACTCTGACCATCCCCATTGCCGGAGGAGAACAGGATAGCAGCCTCTGGCTTTTCCAGTGGATGATCGCGGAGGATGTGCTGCAGGTGGTCCAGCCTGATCTCTTCTACTTCGGCGGCTTCGTGCGCTGCATTCGGGTTGCCCGAATGGCGGAGGCGGCGGGAATCCCGTGTACCCCCCACATTTCGGGCGCAGGGCTCGGCTATCTTTATGTGCTTCACTTCGCGAGCTGCATCCCCAACCCGGGACCTTATCAAGAGTACAAAGGCGTCAATCCGGACCTACCGCTGGAGTGCGCGACGTCGG of the candidate division KSB1 bacterium genome contains:
- a CDS encoding VIT1/CCC1 transporter family protein, yielding MAFQTLTPEEQQLVLTYQREELTEHHVYLRLARAMPSPENRAVLERIAAEELQHARYWARVAGKEVQPAWLKIWLYTLLGRVLGITFAVKLMERGEVGAQDNYARMEGRVPGVAAIAREEKAHEQALLSMLDEERLRYTGSIVLGLNDALVELTGALAGLTFALQRPSLVAMTGAITGIAAALSMAASEYLSTKAEEDERDPLRASLYTGAAYILTVLALIVPYLFLKNPYVCLAAALIIAVFIIALFNYYISVARDLPLRQRFLEMAGLSLAVAAISFGIGVLMRTLFGVEV
- a CDS encoding beta-N-acetylhexosaminidase, coding for MGRGLRWVPVVLLCLFAAAGAADLNLVPKPVEARRLPGWFSFVPGELGIVLGARASAEDSFACELLRDEIQSDFGQAAPLGPRARNIYLTLPSRDRELSALCAEAGSLPDSALGDQGYVLVVQPRRIVVAANSSRGLFYGVQTLRQLVRGNAVGHRIPCLRIRDYPVFRYRGQQDDLSRGPVRTLEYLKQEIRRLAELKLNLATYYTEHIFRTRSHPEFAPPGGALTPEEVAELAQYARKYHVELIGNFQAFGHFRNILKHPKFEHLGESDWVLSPALKESYALLEDLLREIAPAYPGLFFNVNCDETWGLGTGASKSIVEEKGIAAVYASHLNWLHDQLTQYGKRMMMWGDIALTYPDILSLLRPDIIMLSWGYDPRASFVEAIRPFRKAGFEVFVCPGLSCWNRLFPDFETARINIHNYVRDGIQEGAVGMLNTAWYDEGEGFFSLNWYGVAFAAEQAWNPQPLEDTTFGRRFSAAVYGDRENRVGRAVESLSALHHRGPPEGIWTRVFWKPLLGARGSRHVLGVTGWDGAERVDAVVSQLLEGARATHYVRDLAYLRHAAERIALIPALRKGVLRAASAYRQACLSPLGSEGGAAHLREALSAIADARRRLFSLRQQYAILWLGENRVWWLENNLAKFDEVLEDLRQVEDWLTRATWDWEKGQPIPAPRDIRLDVEELSGDFFRSWLICGAFRNPRAIASQAPGQRENCGGMDIDYLEPMGGEAQVRPRPGETVELPGGGKARWEPVEAPGSTVDLQGRFAEEEYVSAYAYCELELRKPLATRLLVGSNDDLRIYVNGVLVHENRRSRRLTVDEDVVSVQFSPGVNRILVKIGQCGGAWGFSFRIQGLSVRNEGHRYIGLESN
- a CDS encoding mandelate racemase/muconate lactonizing enzyme family protein, translated to MNRRAFLRTAGATAAALWVNPPRGTPRSGSRISLEELEEIARRPVLKKEYFPEPVILEKAELLTNGGEYIVRMRAKGGAEGYAVSNSDHMGRLYPILLHMVLPYFVGRDARELDAMVDGVYQYDSYYKYQGLAFWVCVASAEFAVLDLLGRIAGKPVGELVGQVERREISVYRANNDRGRSAEESVELIRKNVEETGAKAAKYKLGGRMGNPEYPPGRSEKLIYLVRKVLGDEIVLYADANGSYSVAEAIRIGRMLEETRHSFFEEPCPFDHYGWTKKVADTLTIPIAGGEQDSSLWLFQWMIAEDVLQVVQPDLFYFGGFVRCIRVARMAEAAGIPCTPHISGAGLGYLYVLHFASCIPNPGPYQEYKGVNPDLPLECATSDLVARKGVVVVPSGPGWGIDLDPKFLEEARRIEA